From one Eucalyptus grandis isolate ANBG69807.140 chromosome 9, ASM1654582v1, whole genome shotgun sequence genomic stretch:
- the LOC104419525 gene encoding uncharacterized protein LOC104419525 isoform X2, translated as MALSNLKAPRIMACKSGPVMVPLNRVMVLGNSQLPLRRAPAMRIRSSLKNQVTKRILSSSCKRYGSPVPVFEDRAEGIICYRDENGEIICEGLDEGPRFQPKILRAEYHPRDAKIIGHLQQNWIQLVNGREVYEGGIGLMAQEGFNWNGFNRFH; from the exons ATGGCTTTGTCGAACTTAAAGGCCCCTCGAATCATGGCTTGTAAATCTGGTCCAGTCATGGTGCCCTTGAACAGAGTCATGGTGCTTGGGAATAGTCAACTCCCACTCAGAAGAGCACCTGCTATGCGGATCAGATCTAGCTTAAAAAACCAGGTAACCAAACGAATTTTATCAAGCTCGTGTAAACGTTACGGAAGTCCAGTTCCT GTTTTTGAGGATCGGGCCGAGGGTATAATCTGTTACAGAGACGAGAATGGGGAGATTATCTGCGAAGGGCTCGACGAGGGCCCGAGATTCCAGCCGAAGATCTTGAGAGCAGAATATCATCCCAG AGATGCGAAGATCATTGGCCATCTCCAACAGAACTGGATTCAGCTGGTCAATGGGCGTGAAGTATATGAAGGGGGCATCGGACTCATGGCGCAAGAGGGCTTCAACTGGAATGGTTTCAATAGATTTCACTGA
- the LOC104419525 gene encoding uncharacterized protein LOC104419525 isoform X3, with protein MALSNLKAPRIMACKSGPVMVPLNRVMVLGNSQLPLRRAPAMRIRSSLKNQVFEDRAEGIICYRDENGEIICEGLDEGPRFQPKILRAEYHPRFRDAKIIGHLQQNWIQLVNGREVYEGGIGLMAQEGFNWNGFNRFH; from the exons ATGGCTTTGTCGAACTTAAAGGCCCCTCGAATCATGGCTTGTAAATCTGGTCCAGTCATGGTGCCCTTGAACAGAGTCATGGTGCTTGGGAATAGTCAACTCCCACTCAGAAGAGCACCTGCTATGCGGATCAGATCTAGCTTAAAAAACCAG GTTTTTGAGGATCGGGCCGAGGGTATAATCTGTTACAGAGACGAGAATGGGGAGATTATCTGCGAAGGGCTCGACGAGGGCCCGAGATTCCAGCCGAAGATCTTGAGAGCAGAATATCATCCCAG ATTCAGAGATGCGAAGATCATTGGCCATCTCCAACAGAACTGGATTCAGCTGGTCAATGGGCGTGAAGTATATGAAGGGGGCATCGGACTCATGGCGCAAGAGGGCTTCAACTGGAATGGTTTCAATAGATTTCACTGA
- the LOC104419525 gene encoding uncharacterized protein LOC104419525 isoform X1 → MALSNLKAPRIMACKSGPVMVPLNRVMVLGNSQLPLRRAPAMRIRSSLKNQVTKRILSSSCKRYGSPVPVFEDRAEGIICYRDENGEIICEGLDEGPRFQPKILRAEYHPRFRDAKIIGHLQQNWIQLVNGREVYEGGIGLMAQEGFNWNGFNRFH, encoded by the exons ATGGCTTTGTCGAACTTAAAGGCCCCTCGAATCATGGCTTGTAAATCTGGTCCAGTCATGGTGCCCTTGAACAGAGTCATGGTGCTTGGGAATAGTCAACTCCCACTCAGAAGAGCACCTGCTATGCGGATCAGATCTAGCTTAAAAAACCAGGTAACCAAACGAATTTTATCAAGCTCGTGTAAACGTTACGGAAGTCCAGTTCCT GTTTTTGAGGATCGGGCCGAGGGTATAATCTGTTACAGAGACGAGAATGGGGAGATTATCTGCGAAGGGCTCGACGAGGGCCCGAGATTCCAGCCGAAGATCTTGAGAGCAGAATATCATCCCAG ATTCAGAGATGCGAAGATCATTGGCCATCTCCAACAGAACTGGATTCAGCTGGTCAATGGGCGTGAAGTATATGAAGGGGGCATCGGACTCATGGCGCAAGAGGGCTTCAACTGGAATGGTTTCAATAGATTTCACTGA
- the LOC104419525 gene encoding uncharacterized protein LOC104419525 isoform X4, which produces MALSNLKAPRIMACKSGPVMVPLNRVMVLGNSQLPLRRAPAMRIRSSLKNQVFEDRAEGIICYRDENGEIICEGLDEGPRFQPKILRAEYHPRDAKIIGHLQQNWIQLVNGREVYEGGIGLMAQEGFNWNGFNRFH; this is translated from the exons ATGGCTTTGTCGAACTTAAAGGCCCCTCGAATCATGGCTTGTAAATCTGGTCCAGTCATGGTGCCCTTGAACAGAGTCATGGTGCTTGGGAATAGTCAACTCCCACTCAGAAGAGCACCTGCTATGCGGATCAGATCTAGCTTAAAAAACCAG GTTTTTGAGGATCGGGCCGAGGGTATAATCTGTTACAGAGACGAGAATGGGGAGATTATCTGCGAAGGGCTCGACGAGGGCCCGAGATTCCAGCCGAAGATCTTGAGAGCAGAATATCATCCCAG AGATGCGAAGATCATTGGCCATCTCCAACAGAACTGGATTCAGCTGGTCAATGGGCGTGAAGTATATGAAGGGGGCATCGGACTCATGGCGCAAGAGGGCTTCAACTGGAATGGTTTCAATAGATTTCACTGA